From one Flavobacterium kingsejongi genomic stretch:
- a CDS encoding LysM peptidoglycan-binding domain-containing protein, protein MLNKVLFTFIVMLFGFTGCAQTPDSLIVEIDSMSVDSTDIPIAPNVLVNAAVLKPFFTKLQRLEQDKTGQINIVHIGDSHIQADLYSGVVRSGFQQAFGNAGRGLLFPHNLARTNGQFDVRFSSNETWQSYRNISPVVGNPVGLSGIALFTKSDDFAIEINIKSEENYFNTLKLITPQNKNMFELATSKKIIKLESTKPKTVTHRIRNGEALSIIADKYNVSLAALKKANKLTSNNIRAGRTLKIPSSQTEKRVIERSEFINFPLETAANYHYYKTGEALGKIYLLPNKEERDFALNGIVLENNNPGVLYHNIGVNGAKFSDYNKYPVFFEQLKALQPDLIILSLGTNESFDKMIVEQYMGQLDLFIKSLKDNDIKAEIIVSTPPVSLFQRKYPNVFCADYAKNILDGAVKKQYAAWDLYTQLGGLYGAQRLSEKGLLGSDKVHYTKQGYEKQGNLLFQAIMDAYSNYKLTKVN, encoded by the coding sequence ATGCTCAATAAAGTACTGTTTACTTTTATCGTGATGCTGTTCGGGTTTACCGGATGTGCGCAGACACCCGATTCCCTGATTGTGGAAATCGATTCCATGTCGGTCGATTCAACCGATATACCTATTGCCCCAAATGTATTGGTGAATGCGGCAGTATTGAAACCATTTTTTACCAAGTTGCAACGACTGGAACAAGATAAAACAGGCCAGATTAATATTGTCCATATCGGGGATTCGCACATACAGGCCGATTTGTATTCCGGGGTTGTGCGCAGTGGCTTCCAGCAGGCCTTTGGAAATGCCGGGCGCGGATTGCTGTTTCCACACAATCTGGCACGTACCAATGGCCAATTTGATGTTCGGTTTTCGTCCAATGAAACCTGGCAGAGTTACAGGAATATTTCTCCGGTAGTCGGTAATCCTGTAGGATTAAGTGGGATTGCTTTGTTCACGAAGTCCGATGATTTTGCGATTGAAATCAATATCAAATCAGAAGAGAATTACTTCAATACCCTAAAGCTGATTACACCTCAGAACAAGAATATGTTTGAACTGGCTACCAGTAAAAAAATAATCAAACTGGAAAGTACCAAACCCAAAACGGTTACACATCGCATCCGGAATGGAGAAGCACTTTCAATCATTGCAGACAAATACAATGTTTCCCTTGCGGCCCTGAAAAAAGCCAATAAGTTAACATCAAATAATATCAGGGCTGGGCGTACGTTGAAAATCCCTTCCAGCCAAACGGAGAAAAGAGTAATTGAGCGTTCGGAATTCATCAATTTCCCGCTTGAAACCGCTGCCAATTACCATTATTATAAAACTGGCGAAGCATTGGGTAAGATTTACCTGTTGCCCAATAAAGAAGAGCGTGATTTTGCTTTGAATGGAATAGTCCTGGAAAATAATAACCCCGGTGTACTGTACCATAATATCGGTGTCAATGGCGCTAAATTTTCGGATTACAACAAATACCCGGTCTTTTTTGAACAGCTGAAAGCCCTACAGCCCGATTTGATTATCCTGTCTTTGGGAACCAATGAAAGCTTTGATAAAATGATTGTGGAGCAGTACATGGGCCAGCTGGATCTGTTTATTAAGAGCTTAAAAGATAATGACATTAAAGCCGAAATCATTGTTTCAACACCACCGGTATCTTTATTCCAGCGCAAATACCCGAATGTTTTTTGTGCAGATTATGCCAAAAACATCCTGGATGGAGCGGTTAAAAAACAATATGCTGCCTGGGATCTCTATACCCAATTGGGTGGATTGTACGGCGCACAACGCTTGTCGGAAAAAGGATTATTAGGATCAGACAAAGTACATTATACAAAACAAGGCTACGAAAAACAAGGGAATCTTCTTTTTCAGGCGATTATGGATGCTTATTCAAATTACAAATTAACTAAAGTAAATTAA
- a CDS encoding MBOAT family O-acyltransferase, whose product MTADILNWFTEDQNKLTWENIQSWFIYNPKQPLLFNSGLFLGMFLLFYIVYITTRKTFYLRLVYVILFSLFFYYKSSGIYFLLLILSSVVDYSLSSVIYKEDRVGWKKFYLFISIVVNLGLLGYFKYTNFLIGTYNDLFTAHYAFHNILLPVGISFYTFQSISYIIEIYRKEIVPTNNYIEYLFFVSFFPQLVAGPIVRAKDFLPQIYQKLNLTRDDVNRALFLIIGGLLKKTVISDYISLNFVDRVFDSPSSYTAFENLMASYGYAIQIYCDFSGYSDMAIGVALLLGFKLPTNFRTPYQSVSITEFWRRWHISLSTWLKDFLYISVGGNREGTFAGFLFPTVFFAGLIAWGVYYMNVSMIPLIISISASVIFILTFLLSKEKNRTMYTNVNLMTTMLLGGLWHGPSLRFIIWGALHGMALAVHKIFMEFFPSKKDSKTVWSKISMVLSVLLTFHFVVFCWLFFRAKDFATALQIIDNIGQLQFNIEQWQTIIMGYQNVFLLMLIGYVWHFLPERVIGFLRDGFYAMPIPVKAIVLALIFWVVYATASAEAQPFIYFQF is encoded by the coding sequence ATGACTGCCGATATTCTAAATTGGTTCACGGAAGATCAGAACAAACTGACCTGGGAAAATATTCAGTCCTGGTTCATTTATAATCCTAAACAGCCGCTTTTATTCAATTCGGGTTTGTTTCTGGGGATGTTTCTTCTATTTTATATCGTTTATATTACGACGCGAAAAACGTTCTACCTGCGATTGGTCTATGTGATTTTATTCTCGCTGTTCTTTTACTACAAGTCGAGTGGGATTTACTTTCTGTTGCTGATATTGTCCTCCGTAGTCGATTATTCACTCAGTAGTGTCATTTATAAGGAAGACCGCGTAGGGTGGAAAAAATTCTATTTGTTCATTAGTATCGTCGTTAACCTGGGGCTATTGGGGTATTTTAAATATACCAATTTCCTGATTGGAACGTACAACGATTTATTTACGGCACATTATGCTTTCCATAATATTTTGCTGCCTGTAGGGATTTCATTTTACACCTTTCAGTCGATCAGTTATATCATTGAGATTTACCGTAAGGAAATTGTACCGACCAATAATTACATCGAGTATTTATTTTTCGTCTCCTTCTTTCCGCAACTGGTGGCGGGACCGATTGTACGTGCAAAAGATTTCCTGCCACAGATTTACCAAAAGCTGAACCTGACGCGGGATGATGTAAATCGGGCATTATTCCTGATCATCGGTGGATTATTAAAGAAGACGGTAATCTCTGATTATATCTCACTGAATTTTGTGGACCGGGTTTTTGACAGCCCCTCCAGTTATACCGCTTTTGAAAACCTGATGGCTTCCTATGGATATGCCATCCAGATCTATTGTGATTTCTCCGGATATTCCGATATGGCCATTGGAGTAGCATTATTGCTTGGTTTTAAATTGCCAACCAATTTCCGCACTCCTTACCAATCGGTATCGATTACCGAGTTTTGGAGACGCTGGCATATTTCGCTTTCCACCTGGTTAAAAGATTTCCTTTACATTTCTGTGGGAGGGAACCGGGAAGGTACTTTTGCCGGATTCTTATTTCCAACGGTCTTTTTTGCCGGTTTAATTGCCTGGGGCGTATATTATATGAATGTGAGTATGATACCGCTGATCATTAGTATTTCGGCTTCGGTAATTTTTATCTTGACTTTTTTGCTATCCAAAGAAAAAAACAGGACAATGTATACCAATGTCAATCTGATGACGACTATGTTATTGGGAGGATTATGGCATGGCCCAAGCCTTAGGTTTATTATTTGGGGAGCCCTGCATGGTATGGCCTTGGCTGTTCATAAAATTTTCATGGAATTTTTTCCTTCCAAAAAAGATTCAAAAACCGTTTGGAGTAAAATCTCAATGGTGCTTTCAGTATTACTGACTTTTCACTTTGTTGTTTTTTGCTGGTTGTTTTTCCGGGCAAAAGATTTTGCAACCGCATTACAGATTATCGATAATATAGGACAGCTGCAGTTCAATATAGAACAATGGCAGACTATCATAATGGGGTACCAAAATGTATTTTTACTGATGCTGATTGGGTATGTATGGCACTTCCTGCCGGAAAGAGTTATCGGATTCTTGCGGGATGGTTTCTATGCCATGCCAATACCGGTAAAAGCAATAGTGCTTGCGCTGATATTCTGGGTAGTTTATGCAACCGCTTCTGCCGAAGCACAGCCCTTTATTTACTTCCAGTTTTAA
- a CDS encoding TonB-dependent receptor plug domain-containing protein — translation MHEVQFNYLEKEVAAIQVVPPSKELSLSAKLTYLEQQTGLQFARINEKYIAVSSKKAESIPETESLEKITIPLQEITIARYLTTGISKSLTGAFIIKPKHFGILPGLTEPDVLQTMQQLPGIYSADETTSNLNVRSGTHDQNLFLWNGIRLFQTGHFFGMISVFSPTLTEKVTIFKNGTSAFYGESTSSLVAITSFTENEVKPATGFSSNLISAEFHTQMPLSERANFRISARRSYTDLLATPTYQNYYDRVFQNTIVTDIHSQKNAAYHSAETFYFYDFTAQYQQKIGNRSEVTAAVIGISNVLDIHQENANAIQFRAKNSQLEQQNFGVTTGIQHHWNENHTTKADGYISYYNLDATNNALENNQNLNQQNRVTDMGIRIEDHQKITSDFTFSSGYQYNEIGITNNDNINKPVYSRKVKEVVRSHAAIVETVYQPNNRFFLKTGLRTNYIETFSKFILEPRLQLDYALTTSLHLEISGERKSQTASQIIDLQQDFLGIEKRRWTLSNETTIPIQRSSQIAIGFTYKTQDWLLSMDNYYKKVSGISSRSQAFQNQLEFIKINGDYSVLGSEFLIQRNFGRVYSWLSYGITNSEYTFDTYIPSQFTNNFQVVHSISWAGVYEYKQLKIAVGSKWHSGRPETTPLSSVVALDNPLKPTINYNMPNNTTLSDYFQVNFSAAYTWQLQCGAQLELAAAVLNILDKKNLINRYYRVNTDTNSIESVNTYSLSRTPNLSVKYTF, via the coding sequence ATGCATGAGGTCCAGTTTAATTACCTCGAAAAAGAAGTAGCCGCTATCCAAGTAGTTCCGCCATCAAAAGAGCTATCTCTTTCGGCCAAGCTTACCTATCTGGAACAGCAGACCGGATTACAATTTGCCCGAATCAACGAAAAATACATTGCTGTTTCTTCGAAAAAGGCCGAATCAATTCCCGAGACAGAATCACTGGAAAAAATCACTATACCGCTTCAGGAAATCACCATTGCCCGGTACCTGACTACCGGTATCTCCAAAAGCCTAACCGGAGCATTTATTATAAAACCCAAACATTTTGGTATCCTCCCCGGCCTTACAGAACCTGATGTTTTACAAACGATGCAACAGCTACCGGGTATTTACAGTGCTGACGAAACTACCTCCAACCTGAATGTACGCAGTGGGACACACGATCAGAATTTATTTTTATGGAATGGCATCCGGCTGTTCCAGACTGGTCATTTTTTCGGGATGATCTCGGTATTCAGTCCCACCCTGACAGAAAAGGTCACTATTTTTAAAAATGGCACTTCTGCTTTTTATGGTGAAAGCACTTCCAGCCTCGTCGCTATTACGTCTTTTACAGAAAATGAAGTCAAACCGGCGACGGGATTTAGCAGTAATCTTATCAGTGCTGAATTTCATACGCAAATGCCGCTTTCTGAACGTGCCAATTTCCGGATTTCGGCACGTCGTTCCTATACTGATTTATTAGCAACCCCAACTTATCAGAACTACTACGACAGGGTTTTTCAAAATACCATTGTAACCGACATCCACAGTCAAAAAAATGCAGCCTATCACTCCGCCGAAACATTCTATTTTTATGATTTTACTGCGCAATACCAGCAGAAAATAGGAAACCGTTCGGAGGTCACCGCAGCAGTAATCGGGATCAGCAATGTATTGGACATCCATCAGGAAAATGCTAACGCCATACAATTCCGTGCAAAAAACAGCCAGTTGGAACAACAAAATTTTGGCGTCACAACAGGTATACAGCACCATTGGAACGAAAACCATACTACTAAAGCTGATGGTTATATTTCGTATTACAATCTCGATGCAACCAACAATGCACTGGAAAACAATCAAAACCTGAATCAGCAAAATAGGGTTACAGACATGGGAATCCGGATTGAAGACCATCAAAAAATCACCTCCGATTTCACCTTTAGCAGCGGTTATCAATACAATGAAATTGGCATCACTAATAATGACAATATCAACAAACCGGTATATTCCCGAAAAGTAAAAGAAGTAGTAAGGAGCCATGCTGCCATTGTGGAAACCGTCTACCAGCCCAACAATCGTTTTTTTCTAAAAACGGGTTTGCGTACCAATTACATCGAAACGTTTTCTAAATTCATCCTGGAACCAAGGCTGCAATTGGATTATGCCCTGACAACATCCCTGCATCTTGAGATTTCCGGAGAGCGAAAAAGCCAGACCGCATCCCAAATCATTGACCTGCAACAGGACTTTTTAGGAATCGAAAAAAGGCGATGGACATTGTCTAATGAAACCACAATCCCTATTCAAAGGAGCTCCCAAATAGCAATAGGCTTTACTTATAAAACACAGGACTGGCTGTTAAGCATGGATAACTATTACAAGAAAGTTTCCGGGATTTCAAGTCGGAGCCAGGCTTTTCAAAACCAATTGGAATTTATTAAGATCAATGGGGATTACAGCGTTTTGGGATCGGAATTCCTGATACAGCGCAATTTTGGCCGGGTATATTCCTGGTTGAGTTATGGGATAACAAATAGCGAATATACCTTCGACACCTATATTCCGTCCCAGTTTACCAATAACTTTCAGGTTGTGCATAGTATCTCCTGGGCGGGAGTTTATGAATACAAGCAGCTGAAAATAGCTGTGGGTTCCAAATGGCATTCCGGAAGGCCCGAAACTACTCCGCTGAGTTCTGTAGTAGCATTGGACAATCCGTTAAAACCAACAATCAACTACAATATGCCCAACAATACGACATTAAGTGATTATTTCCAGGTAAACTTTTCAGCAGCCTATACCTGGCAGCTTCAATGTGGCGCTCAATTGGAGTTAGCAGCAGCCGTATTAAATATATTGGATAAAAAGAACCTGATCAATCGCTATTACCGTGTGAACACCGACACGAACTCCATTGAGAGCGTGAATACGTATTCCCTGTCACGGACACCAAATCTATCGGTGAAATATACATTCTAA
- a CDS encoding FecR family protein: protein MERNFDLAKWLAGEMTNEELEAFEATPEFETYAKIKHYSSMLEAPDFDTTSQLETITTLKKQPQRIWKPSVFLKIAAMIVVVLGLAFVLAYTSTTAVVAVAGEKLNFSLPDHSEVALNSGSEISYAKWFWSSRRKLHLDGEAYFKVAKGKKFEVTTPQGTVTVTGTQFNVKSRDSAFEVACYEGSVWVVSGTIQTKLHKGEQLIIRDKKNSNALPLQATAPDWISGSLAFYDSSLKMMLTEIERTYAISLTYQGPISEAHFTGTLPGNDLETTLKIISATYHLTYSKISDKKYSLTPNDSTR from the coding sequence ATGGAACGCAATTTTGACTTAGCGAAATGGCTTGCTGGAGAAATGACTAATGAAGAACTGGAGGCTTTTGAAGCTACTCCGGAATTTGAAACGTATGCCAAAATCAAGCATTATTCCAGTATGCTGGAAGCTCCGGATTTTGATACAACATCACAGCTAGAAACAATAACCACTTTAAAAAAGCAACCGCAAAGGATCTGGAAACCGAGTGTTTTTTTAAAAATAGCCGCCATGATTGTCGTTGTATTAGGGCTGGCATTCGTGCTGGCCTACACTAGCACCACTGCCGTAGTAGCAGTAGCCGGAGAGAAGTTAAACTTTTCCTTACCAGATCATTCCGAAGTAGCCCTGAATTCCGGCTCTGAAATTTCCTATGCCAAATGGTTCTGGTCTTCCCGCCGTAAACTACACCTGGATGGTGAGGCCTATTTCAAAGTGGCAAAGGGCAAAAAATTTGAAGTCACTACACCACAGGGAACCGTTACTGTAACCGGAACACAATTTAATGTAAAATCCCGTGACAGTGCTTTTGAAGTTGCCTGTTATGAAGGGAGTGTATGGGTCGTTTCGGGTACCATTCAAACGAAACTCCATAAAGGCGAACAGCTTATTATCCGGGATAAAAAAAACAGTAATGCTTTGCCATTGCAGGCTACAGCGCCGGATTGGATTTCGGGCTCACTTGCCTTTTATGATAGTTCCCTGAAGATGATGCTCACCGAAATTGAACGTACCTATGCGATTAGCCTTACCTATCAGGGACCTATTTCAGAGGCTCATTTTACCGGAACGCTACCCGGAAATGATTTGGAAACCACTTTAAAAATCATCTCTGCCACTTATCACCTGACCTATTCTAAAATATCGGATAAAAAGTATAGCTTAACCCCAAATGATTCGACCCGTTAA
- a CDS encoding RNA polymerase sigma factor, whose amino-acid sequence MNKIQKIAGMCEELAFSNFFRLNAQTLRNYLFYKFGNKEQANDISQEAFVKLWENCAAVPLEKAKGFVYKVANNATLNQIAHQKVVLQYSKSKNNTFYTIESPEFILEEAEFKTKLSGVIGKLTEAQRTAFLLHRIDGKKYREIAEIMDISVKAVEKRIHAALVALRKEIDTVNTFF is encoded by the coding sequence ATGAACAAAATACAAAAAATAGCCGGCATGTGTGAAGAATTGGCCTTTTCCAATTTCTTTCGGCTGAATGCCCAAACATTACGGAACTATCTGTTTTATAAATTCGGGAATAAAGAACAGGCAAATGACATTTCACAGGAAGCGTTTGTAAAACTGTGGGAAAATTGTGCAGCAGTGCCTTTGGAAAAAGCAAAAGGTTTTGTTTATAAAGTAGCTAACAATGCCACATTGAACCAGATTGCCCATCAAAAGGTTGTGCTGCAGTATTCCAAATCCAAAAACAACACGTTTTATACTATTGAAAGCCCCGAATTTATACTGGAAGAAGCTGAATTTAAAACCAAATTGAGCGGAGTAATTGGAAAGCTTACAGAAGCCCAGCGTACTGCTTTTCTCCTGCATCGCATTGATGGAAAAAAATACCGTGAAATTGCTGAAATAATGGACATTAGTGTAAAAGCAGTTGAGAAGAGGATTCATGCCGCTTTGGTCGCACTCCGAAAGGAGATCGATACTGTGAATACGTTTTTTTAA
- a CDS encoding LamG domain-containing protein, with product MNNFKKLQLLLLCALFVGLLFAACQNDDVDINDQDTKLLTRNSPLTNLLQRASMYDTTLDNAIDSTSCFSVKLPVQVDVNGQLVTLSSPSDYHLVADIFLQFPNADNYMGYQYPITVIYSNYDEAVVNNSDELNSLRQECGVTLPGEPIYCFAISYPIQVFGYDSNFQLAHTYTVTNNTALFLLLYNLEANEFYAIDYPISIMINPVGESVPVNSNMELMAVLNTAIINCSGTTPPCIPTNLNDGLIVYYSFGNGSLLDSKGGAHLTNTTTAHFAADRGGNLNCAYEFDAATGTFLSATNTTALNGLTQMSVSLWYQPGVDQSEYELLIGRDTGMHCPDTNGQWSVGLYDLRRAVFGYKNSVWQVNGSQENIWYHVTATYNQVNNTIKIYTNGVLDETATGIANCGTAGPPTVQDIGDLFIGKNFTGKIDDVAIYNRELNAAEVTQLYGLQPCCQ from the coding sequence ATGAATAATTTTAAAAAATTACAATTGTTGCTTCTCTGCGCTCTTTTTGTAGGGTTACTTTTTGCAGCATGCCAGAATGACGATGTTGATATTAATGATCAGGACACGAAGCTATTAACCAGGAATTCTCCCTTAACCAATTTATTGCAACGTGCTTCCATGTACGATACGACATTGGATAACGCGATTGACAGCACCAGTTGCTTTTCGGTCAAACTACCCGTACAGGTAGATGTTAATGGGCAGTTGGTGACACTCAGCAGTCCATCCGATTACCATTTGGTGGCCGATATTTTTTTACAATTCCCCAATGCCGACAATTATATGGGGTATCAGTACCCGATAACAGTAATTTATTCTAATTACGATGAAGCAGTAGTAAACAATAGCGATGAATTGAATAGTTTACGTCAGGAATGTGGCGTTACGCTTCCTGGTGAACCCATTTATTGTTTTGCGATTAGCTATCCGATACAGGTTTTTGGATATGACAGTAATTTTCAACTCGCCCATACCTATACCGTTACTAATAATACAGCATTATTCCTGTTGCTATACAATTTGGAGGCAAATGAATTTTATGCGATTGATTATCCCATATCCATAATGATTAACCCAGTAGGGGAATCGGTTCCTGTGAATAGTAATATGGAACTTATGGCAGTGCTCAATACTGCTATTATAAATTGTAGTGGCACGACACCACCTTGTATCCCTACCAATCTAAATGACGGCCTGATTGTGTATTATTCTTTTGGAAATGGCAGTTTGCTGGATTCTAAAGGTGGCGCACACCTGACCAATACAACTACAGCCCATTTTGCTGCCGATAGGGGAGGGAATCTAAATTGTGCCTACGAGTTTGATGCCGCAACCGGTACGTTTTTAAGCGCCACGAATACCACCGCATTAAATGGCCTTACCCAAATGTCAGTTTCCTTATGGTACCAGCCGGGAGTAGATCAATCGGAATATGAATTGCTGATTGGACGTGATACCGGAATGCATTGTCCCGATACAAATGGGCAATGGTCTGTAGGGTTGTATGACCTGAGGCGGGCAGTATTCGGTTACAAGAACTCCGTATGGCAGGTCAACGGATCCCAGGAAAATATCTGGTATCATGTAACAGCAACTTATAACCAGGTAAATAATACGATAAAAATATACACCAATGGGGTATTGGATGAGACTGCTACCGGAATTGCAAATTGTGGTACGGCAGGACCACCGACAGTACAGGATATTGGGGATTTATTTATCGGTAAAAATTTCACGGGCAAAATTGATGATGTCGCTATTTACAACCGGGAACTGAACGCTGCAGAAGTTACACAGTTGTATGGGCTTCAGCCTTGTTGTCAATAA
- the ffh gene encoding signal recognition particle protein — protein sequence MFDNLSDKLDKAFHILKGHGKITEVNVADTLKEVRRALLDADVNFKIAKEFTTKVKEKAIGQDVLTTLQPGQLLVKLVKDELTELMGGDVAGINLSGTPTVILMSGLQGSGKTTFSGKLANFLKTKKNKKPLLVACDIYRPAAINQLHVVGDQIGVEVYSEPENKNAVAIAENAIKYAKANGFNVVIVDTAGRLAIDEEMMNEIANVHKAIQPQETLFVVDSMTGQDAVNTAKAFNDRLNFDGVILTKLDGDTRGGAAISIKSVVNKPIKFIGTGEKMEAIDVFYPARMAERILGMGDVISLVERAQEQFDEEEARKLQKKIAKNEFGFDDFLTQIQQVKKMGNMKDLVGMIPGAGKALKDVEIEDDAFKHIEAIIHSMTPTERTKPAIIDAKRKTRIAKGSGTNIQQVNQLMKQFDQMSKMMKMMQGGGGKNLMRMMGGMKGMR from the coding sequence ATGTTCGATAATTTAAGCGATAAATTAGACAAAGCCTTTCATATATTAAAAGGGCACGGAAAAATTACAGAAGTAAATGTGGCCGACACTTTAAAAGAAGTACGACGCGCACTTTTGGATGCCGACGTCAATTTTAAAATTGCCAAAGAATTTACCACCAAAGTAAAGGAGAAAGCGATTGGACAGGATGTATTGACTACGTTGCAGCCAGGACAACTTTTGGTAAAACTGGTAAAGGATGAACTGACAGAATTAATGGGAGGGGATGTAGCTGGGATCAATCTTTCCGGGACACCTACAGTAATCCTGATGTCAGGGCTTCAGGGATCTGGGAAAACGACTTTTTCCGGAAAACTGGCTAATTTCCTGAAAACAAAGAAAAATAAAAAACCACTTTTGGTGGCTTGTGATATCTACCGTCCGGCGGCAATCAACCAGTTGCACGTTGTGGGAGATCAGATTGGGGTGGAAGTATATTCTGAACCTGAAAATAAAAATGCTGTTGCTATTGCAGAAAATGCAATCAAGTATGCAAAAGCAAATGGTTTTAATGTCGTTATCGTCGATACAGCAGGTCGTTTGGCTATTGACGAAGAGATGATGAACGAGATTGCCAATGTGCATAAAGCGATTCAGCCGCAGGAAACCTTATTTGTTGTGGATTCCATGACAGGTCAGGATGCGGTAAATACAGCAAAAGCATTTAACGACCGTTTGAACTTTGACGGGGTAATCCTGACAAAATTAGATGGTGATACCCGTGGTGGGGCTGCTATCTCGATCAAGTCTGTTGTCAATAAACCGATTAAATTCATCGGTACAGGAGAGAAAATGGAAGCGATTGACGTTTTCTATCCGGCTCGTATGGCAGAACGAATCCTGGGTATGGGTGACGTTATCTCCCTGGTGGAAAGAGCGCAGGAACAATTTGACGAAGAAGAAGCCCGTAAATTACAAAAGAAAATTGCCAAGAATGAATTTGGCTTTGATGACTTCCTGACACAGATCCAGCAGGTGAAGAAAATGGGAAATATGAAAGACCTGGTAGGGATGATTCCTGGTGCAGGCAAAGCCCTGAAAGATGTAGAAATTGAAGATGACGCCTTCAAGCATATTGAAGCCATAATCCACTCCATGACGCCTACTGAAAGGACCAAGCCAGCGATCATCGACGCCAAGCGTAAAACGAGGATTGCCAAAGGTTCCGGAACCAATATCCAGCAGGTAAATCAACTCATGAAGCAATTCGACCAGATGAGCAAAATGATGAAGATGATGCAGGGCGGCGGCGGAAAAAACCTCATGAGAATGATGGGAGGAATGAAAGGAATGCGATAA
- a CDS encoding bifunctional 5,10-methylenetetrahydrofolate dehydrogenase/5,10-methenyltetrahydrofolate cyclohydrolase — protein MQLLDGKKTSEDIKIEITAQVQKMKDNNEKVPHLAAIIVGNDGASLTYVGSKVKACERVGFESSLIKMPSTTSETELLQKIKELNEDDNIDGFIVQLPLPEQIDTQKVLLAVDPSKDVDGFHPENFGKMALDMTTFIPATPFGILELLERYGVETQGKHTVVIGRSHIVGRPMSILMGRKGFPGNSTVTLTHSYTKNIAQITTQADIIITALGVPNYLKAEMVKDGAVVIDVGITRVADDRNEKGYVITGDVDFENVSKKASFITPVPGGVGPMTIAMLLKNTLLAREQKRLKQ, from the coding sequence ATGCAACTACTAGACGGAAAAAAAACATCCGAAGACATTAAAATTGAGATTACTGCCCAGGTGCAGAAAATGAAAGACAATAACGAAAAAGTGCCCCATCTGGCGGCTATTATTGTTGGGAATGATGGTGCAAGTCTTACCTATGTCGGAAGTAAAGTAAAAGCGTGTGAGCGTGTAGGATTTGAATCATCCCTGATTAAAATGCCAAGCACGACCTCTGAAACGGAATTACTGCAAAAAATAAAAGAATTGAATGAAGATGATAACATCGACGGATTTATCGTTCAGTTACCATTACCGGAACAAATTGATACCCAGAAAGTATTATTAGCCGTAGATCCAAGTAAAGATGTGGATGGTTTCCACCCGGAAAATTTCGGTAAAATGGCACTTGATATGACTACTTTTATTCCAGCAACACCGTTTGGGATTTTAGAATTATTGGAGCGTTATGGTGTAGAGACCCAGGGGAAACATACGGTAGTAATCGGTAGAAGCCATATCGTAGGCCGTCCAATGAGTATTTTAATGGGAAGAAAAGGATTTCCTGGAAATTCAACCGTAACATTGACACATAGTTATACCAAAAATATTGCACAAATAACGACACAGGCAGATATCATTATCACTGCTTTAGGAGTGCCTAATTACCTGAAAGCAGAAATGGTTAAGGATGGAGCTGTAGTAATTGACGTGGGTATTACCAGAGTAGCGGATGACAGAAATGAAAAAGGGTATGTGATCACAGGTGATGTTGATTTTGAAAATGTAAGCAAAAAAGCGTCATTTATTACCCCGGTTCCTGGCGGTGTAGGTCCTATGACCATTGCGATGCTGCTGAAAAATACCTTACTGGCCCGAGAGCAAAAAAGATTAAAACAATAA